The following proteins are encoded in a genomic region of Synechococcus sp. CBW1002:
- a CDS encoding ISAs1 family transposase, with translation MPETRSTGVDQPAPDDLISFLKAIPDGRYRRGVRYPQWFLLLVAVLGILSGCRSSRDLEAFARRHREALNQALGLNFKRWPSDATFLYLFNKAHLQEFGQVLQAWMISQVPSGATGLDQLVCDGKTLRGSAVETEDGSHRFVAQVTVYARALGVALAQTTYDTHESSERAALKELLSSLDLDGVLIQADALHTTQAFFAGASPRGPTCS, from the coding sequence ATGCCCGAAACCCGCTCCACCGGAGTCGATCAGCCCGCACCGGATGACCTGATCAGCTTCCTCAAGGCCATCCCGGATGGGCGTTACCGCCGCGGGGTGCGTTACCCGCAGTGGTTCCTGCTGCTGGTGGCTGTGCTCGGGATCCTGAGCGGCTGCCGCAGCTCCCGTGATCTGGAGGCCTTTGCCCGGCGGCACCGTGAGGCACTCAACCAGGCGCTGGGCCTGAATTTCAAGCGCTGGCCCTCCGATGCCACCTTCCTCTACCTGTTCAACAAGGCCCACCTGCAGGAGTTTGGCCAGGTGCTGCAGGCCTGGATGATCAGCCAGGTCCCAAGCGGGGCAACGGGTCTGGATCAGCTGGTGTGTGATGGCAAGACCCTGCGCGGCTCTGCCGTGGAGACAGAAGACGGCAGTCACCGGTTTGTCGCCCAGGTCACGGTGTACGCCCGGGCCCTTGGCGTCGCCCTGGCCCAGACGACCTATGACACCCACGAATCCAGTGAGCGTGCGGCGCTGAAAGAGCTGCTCAGCAGCCTGGATCTCGATGGCGTGTTGATCCAGGCGGATGCCCTGCACACGACGCAGGCGTTTTTCGCTGGTGCCTCTCCCAGGGGGCCGACGTGCTCCTGA
- a CDS encoding lysozyme inhibitor LprI family protein, with amino-acid sequence MAWANRTGSLIAAFALFSGLAGWAQPLTTPQQKETLQQETLQQSIQRRQAFPFRPDCNGNTQEMAACLWQERDQADQRLLPLLGGSLPLERWRSVRHSVCERSAQRSQGGSILPILWLTCENELNASLLQQLTTPLGR; translated from the coding sequence ATGGCATGGGCCAACCGAACGGGCAGTTTGATCGCCGCTTTCGCACTGTTCTCAGGACTGGCTGGGTGGGCGCAACCGCTCACCACGCCGCAGCAGAAGGAGACGCTGCAGCAGGAGACCCTGCAGCAATCCATCCAGCGGCGCCAGGCCTTCCCCTTCCGTCCCGACTGCAACGGCAACACCCAGGAGATGGCAGCCTGTCTCTGGCAGGAGCGGGACCAGGCCGATCAACGTCTGTTGCCCCTGCTGGGCGGCAGCCTGCCGCTGGAGCGCTGGAGAAGCGTCCGCCATTCAGTGTGTGAGCGCTCGGCCCAGCGGAGTCAGGGGGGCAGCATCCTGCCGATCCTCTGGCTCACGTGTGAAAACGAGCTCAACGCATCCCTGCTCCAACAGCTGACCACCCCCCTCGGCCGCTGA
- a CDS encoding IS5 family transposase has translation MYRRHNNGQISIKEFHLPFGGTLDPENRWVQLEGLIPWDELEETYAPQFSATIGAPAKSVRMAFGALYIKQKLGLTDEETVHQIRENAYIQFFLGFAGYTAKAPFDASMMVHFRKRFSDEDLRRINELVVQRGKEILLEALAQAADDDDHDDRDSSGGGAQLELDALIKPADWPEGKNWGTLTIDASCTPADITYPRDLKLLNEARTTTERVIDDLCSQSSGFRRHRPRYDRGLARAHFLRVAKQKRPRRRKVKAAIKHQLGYVRQNLKAIDALIGCGARLSELKRHWWQKLLACSELERQQGLLLASQTNSIPDRLVNLVQTHIRPMVRGKARAAVEFGAKISVSVQNGFPFLHRISWNPYNEGEDLIAQAEKYKLDTGSYPERICADRIYITAKNRHFCTRNGIRLSGKRLGRPPKDPDVTTAHKHQLRSDQARRNEVEGVFGSGKRKYSLDLIMARLPAGAESSISMAFVVMCAEKVLRLLRLFFVLLFGWIYSFFMAWSAIRAPEGICKPCF, from the coding sequence ATGTACCGGAGGCACAATAACGGTCAGATCTCAATCAAGGAGTTCCACCTGCCATTTGGCGGCACACTTGATCCCGAGAATCGCTGGGTTCAACTGGAGGGGCTGATCCCATGGGATGAGCTGGAAGAAACCTATGCCCCTCAATTCAGCGCCACAATTGGCGCTCCAGCCAAATCAGTGAGAATGGCCTTTGGTGCTCTCTACATCAAACAGAAGTTAGGGCTCACCGACGAAGAGACAGTCCATCAGATCAGAGAGAACGCCTATATTCAGTTCTTTCTCGGCTTTGCGGGCTACACAGCTAAGGCACCGTTTGATGCCTCGATGATGGTGCACTTTCGCAAGCGTTTTTCTGACGAGGATCTGCGCCGTATCAACGAGCTGGTGGTGCAGCGCGGCAAAGAGATCCTTCTGGAAGCACTTGCTCAGGCAGCAGACGATGACGACCATGATGATCGTGATTCCAGTGGAGGAGGCGCTCAGCTAGAACTTGATGCGTTGATCAAGCCTGCTGACTGGCCAGAAGGAAAGAATTGGGGCACTCTCACGATTGATGCCAGTTGCACTCCAGCCGACATCACCTATCCCAGAGACCTCAAGCTCCTCAACGAGGCTCGCACAACGACCGAGCGAGTCATTGATGATCTGTGCAGTCAGTCATCGGGATTCAGGAGACATCGACCTCGCTACGACCGTGGCCTTGCTCGTGCTCATTTCCTGAGAGTGGCGAAGCAAAAACGACCACGTCGCCGCAAAGTGAAGGCTGCCATTAAACATCAGCTTGGCTATGTGCGGCAGAATCTCAAGGCCATTGATGCTCTGATCGGCTGCGGGGCAAGGCTTTCCGAGCTTAAGAGGCATTGGTGGCAGAAGTTGTTGGCCTGCAGCGAGTTGGAGCGGCAACAGGGCCTTCTGCTCGCCTCTCAGACCAACAGCATTCCAGACCGCCTGGTGAATCTTGTGCAGACCCATATCCGCCCAATGGTGCGAGGCAAAGCACGTGCTGCGGTGGAGTTTGGAGCCAAAATCAGTGTTTCGGTTCAAAACGGCTTTCCGTTCTTGCACCGCATAAGCTGGAACCCCTACAACGAAGGAGAAGACCTTATCGCTCAGGCGGAAAAATACAAGCTGGATACAGGATCTTACCCAGAGCGAATCTGCGCCGACCGGATTTATATCACGGCCAAGAATAGGCATTTCTGCACGAGGAACGGTATTCGCCTCTCCGGCAAGCGATTGGGTCGCCCGCCCAAGGATCCTGATGTCACCACTGCACACAAGCACCAGCTCCGATCTGATCAAGCTCGACGCAATGAAGTGGAAGGCGTCTTTGGCTCTGGAAAGCGCAAGTATTCCCTGGATCTGATCATGGCTCGTCTACCAGCTGGTGCCGAATCCTCCATCTCGATGGCCTTTGTCGTGATGTGCGCGGAAAAGGTCTTGAGGCTGCTGCGCCTCTTTTTTGTCCTTCTTTTTGGGTGGATCTACAGCTTTTTTATGGCCTGGTCAGCGATCAGAGCGCCTGAGGGCATCTGCAAGCCATGCTTTTGA
- a CDS encoding type II toxin-antitoxin system RelE/ParE family toxin has product MPFELAFHPEDLREWRQLSAGIREQFKKKLAERLVVPRIPASKLRDSSDRYKIKLRSAGFRLVYEVRDHEVLVLVVAVGKRERNAVYRQADQR; this is encoded by the coding sequence ATGCCCTTTGAACTGGCGTTTCATCCCGAGGATCTGCGTGAATGGCGACAGCTGAGCGCGGGGATTCGCGAGCAGTTCAAAAAGAAGCTGGCTGAGCGGCTGGTTGTCCCGCGAATTCCCGCCAGCAAGCTGCGGGACTCCAGTGATCGGTACAAGATCAAGCTCCGCTCCGCCGGCTTCCGCCTGGTCTACGAGGTGCGTGACCACGAGGTGCTGGTGCTGGTTGTGGCGGTGGGCAAGCGGGAGCGCAATGCTGTCTACCGCCAGGCCGATCAGCGCTGA
- a CDS encoding glycosyltransferase: MKTLPPGCKLIFADGATPKYVREQIKPYNKEGVLEAIYFKTRKWPNQIRKRVIGRIKSKYVIFIDNDVIPSEGWIEHLIDCAEVTSAAIVAPLYLIGRDPSTDTIHMAGGRLSYQGLGHTRSLYEEHRLSNSSFSKHAPHLLREEVDFGEHHCLFMRTKFAKTVDVFFDGIYAVHEHIHASLMAKKHGMATYFEPKSVVTYCAYQPLRIQDRKYFVERWDPAKADHSLVKFCEYWHLVDDGHCFEGIRGFVKRHQRMGQILNTEGVVPESRAFVAKIKASDVANSRSELFALAMSLGLTEIERLRIDRCCELSTVFMNGGYRPCGRPFVNHLIGAASILAWHGVSTEIICAGLMHSLLQASPLRGDNEFSKTVAASISRLAPDSAHIVAIYSQWQRRLKRYPYKDPLEVKRIVDGLTVLEAKATIVLAADFLEMCLSGEYLYSRRINEFPDEGFILFLVETLKALEMFQFAQSLIEIRADTARTLRKASPIHCDARNLDQLYSYRYDGATKSPMIALDV; this comes from the coding sequence TTGAAGACGCTGCCCCCAGGCTGCAAGCTGATTTTTGCAGATGGTGCAACGCCCAAATATGTTCGGGAGCAGATAAAACCGTACAATAAAGAGGGAGTTCTCGAGGCAATCTACTTCAAGACAAGAAAGTGGCCCAATCAGATCAGGAAAAGAGTAATAGGAAGAATCAAATCAAAGTATGTGATATTTATTGACAATGATGTTATTCCTTCAGAGGGATGGATTGAACATCTGATTGATTGCGCTGAGGTCACAAGTGCAGCAATAGTTGCCCCGCTTTATTTAATTGGCAGAGACCCATCCACCGATACTATTCATATGGCAGGAGGAAGGCTGTCGTATCAAGGATTGGGTCACACAAGATCCCTGTACGAGGAGCATAGGCTCTCAAACTCTTCGTTTTCAAAGCATGCGCCTCATCTTTTGAGAGAAGAGGTTGACTTTGGCGAGCATCACTGCCTCTTTATGCGCACTAAGTTTGCAAAGACTGTTGATGTCTTTTTTGATGGAATTTACGCTGTGCATGAGCATATACATGCATCATTGATGGCCAAAAAGCATGGCATGGCGACATATTTTGAGCCAAAGTCAGTTGTCACTTACTGTGCTTATCAACCTCTTCGAATTCAGGATAGAAAATATTTTGTTGAACGATGGGACCCAGCCAAGGCCGATCACTCACTGGTCAAGTTTTGTGAATATTGGCATCTCGTCGATGATGGACACTGCTTTGAGGGTATCCGTGGCTTTGTCAAGCGCCATCAGCGAATGGGACAGATTTTGAATACAGAGGGCGTAGTACCTGAGTCAAGGGCATTCGTCGCTAAGATCAAGGCAAGTGATGTGGCCAATTCAAGAAGCGAACTTTTTGCTCTTGCTATGAGTTTAGGCCTCACGGAAATTGAGAGACTAAGAATTGATAGGTGTTGTGAGCTGTCTACTGTATTTATGAATGGTGGGTACAGACCATGTGGTCGACCATTCGTGAATCATCTTATTGGTGCGGCCTCAATTCTTGCTTGGCACGGAGTGAGTACTGAAATAATCTGCGCAGGGCTAATGCATTCTTTGTTGCAAGCCTCTCCCCTTAGAGGAGACAATGAGTTCAGCAAGACTGTTGCCGCAAGTATTAGTAGACTTGCGCCGGACTCCGCCCATATAGTTGCTATTTATTCGCAATGGCAGCGCCGACTAAAGAGATATCCCTACAAAGATCCTTTAGAGGTAAAGCGAATTGTAGATGGATTGACTGTTCTGGAGGCCAAGGCGACGATTGTTTTGGCCGCAGACTTTCTGGAGATGTGTTTAAGCGGAGAGTATCTCTATAGTCGCAGAATCAACGAATTTCCCGACGAAGGATTTATTTTGTTTCTTGTTGAAACCTTGAAAGCTCTAGAGATGTTTCAATTTGCCCAGAGTTTAATCGAGATTCGTGCTGATACTGCGAGAACGCTGCGCAAGGCTAGCCCTATTCATTGCGATGCTCGCAATCTTGATCAATTGTATTCGTATAGATATGATGGTGCTACGAAGTCGCCTATGATCGCGCTGGATGTTTAG
- a CDS encoding glycosyltransferase, producing MLYDRQSWSNKEILVLDDSDNPDSAFRDKTEHRSDAFYWHTSRRLSIGEKRNLLASRSNGDIIAHFDEDNYYAANYLEMMWKAMSTSGCDVVKLAGWFCLHEPSGRLGYWDTADHESDHFNFCGTEPVGKRLERFTAAAYRSFQTGHGFSCMYRKSCWEQTRFPDQELEEDSHFVERVLQRKGSVSFVQDDIGICLHIIRANTASRCFPNRLISEKELRHIFQGYILTSEKTRKQDVREDSIIGHSTPVSAAGTTRQQQKTVTHKSENRVGSSSKGFAYTGRSHEPMQSAERLRHNKTMKNFPDEGSEEIKVSLFTVAHNRSTLLPLLEKCILSQTYSRLLTEWVIIDDSDLDGPIFSPTPNTGLKTKLIRPKNKQPQGRERSISYDHCDGDIIIHMDETAYYPPSRVEHAVKRLMDTDHDVAGADTLPIINMPKRELWLLGPFNHNQVTANTLAFKRAALNKIRGDQQDSATNEEEYILQNHSFPLAQLDPIKTIACVEYQSSIFPNGELTHARYSLKPKKADDSLLKEIISSARLEEYQISLATSRQFAKSQGMDQLLSPRKTLAERTIQPARGYSSSQRSTRVAVITPYHNEPTPILRRCHESVLRQSSSCSHFFIADGPGNPELDSWDCRHIILGKGHRDNGNTPRGIGSLCAMNEGYDAIAYLDVDNLYKDDHIRLALARREETQADVIFTYRHVFFPDGQVIPTLLEEDTNKAHVDTSCMVLFRPAFSALSIWSEMPSKYGPICDRVMFHHLIHNHSCAWLEDATVLFESWYLGHFYLIGRCPPINAKIVPRRSALEWEAIIRQYKQQSRGAASFAGPIIHEAPSIGIAAIMGPARSGTSVLQRSLCLHYPFVGIPEHSLISQYAELVGHDPEVRHEGSYLLERFDSIGKSDPRFEWVRKHVVDLRPIVSPQKNYNLAELYIAVVESTLSRRAKEFIARTGSGFVIDKTITSSEYAHHLLKAVPSVKCILSMRNPIDQICAMRKISQEKPGSWQEPHRTIDTLAFQYIIRILNPLIAAPPNRLIIVSHEGFVRNREESILKIARFLLDSRQFANNRNENQAAMLLECLGDAKTTIYEDELRSIDDSLAFELTVNDEPWKKNSLQKAISHSAHSYNLTDFMTADEYAYLYALFQPLHERYWKIVGPSHKGGIGVRVPDLAREHQAWVAALCSSLEERVRDNVDHIF from the coding sequence ATGCTTTATGACCGACAAAGCTGGTCCAATAAGGAGATTCTAGTTCTAGATGACAGCGACAACCCTGACTCTGCTTTTCGTGACAAGACTGAGCATCGAAGTGATGCATTTTATTGGCATACGAGTAGGAGACTAAGCATCGGTGAGAAGCGCAACCTGCTTGCCAGTCGAAGCAACGGCGATATAATTGCGCACTTCGATGAAGACAATTATTACGCGGCGAATTATCTTGAGATGATGTGGAAGGCGATGAGCACCAGTGGCTGTGATGTCGTGAAGTTAGCCGGCTGGTTTTGTCTGCATGAGCCGAGCGGGAGACTTGGCTACTGGGATACAGCAGATCATGAATCCGATCATTTTAATTTCTGTGGCACCGAGCCAGTTGGCAAGAGACTTGAAAGATTTACAGCTGCAGCCTATCGTTCATTCCAAACAGGGCATGGTTTTTCATGCATGTACAGAAAGTCATGCTGGGAACAAACTCGATTTCCAGACCAAGAATTGGAAGAGGATTCGCATTTCGTCGAAAGAGTCTTACAGAGAAAAGGATCAGTCAGCTTTGTCCAAGATGATATTGGAATCTGCTTGCATATCATCCGCGCGAACACTGCTTCTCGATGCTTCCCTAATCGCCTTATATCCGAAAAAGAACTGAGGCACATCTTCCAAGGATACATTCTAACATCAGAAAAGACACGAAAGCAGGATGTCCGAGAAGACAGTATCATCGGCCATTCAACACCTGTTTCTGCAGCAGGCACTACAAGACAACAACAGAAGACAGTCACGCACAAATCAGAAAATCGAGTTGGCTCCAGTAGCAAGGGCTTCGCCTACACAGGTAGATCACACGAGCCAATGCAGTCAGCGGAACGACTTCGGCACAATAAGACAATGAAGAATTTTCCAGACGAAGGAAGCGAGGAAATCAAAGTTAGTCTATTTACTGTAGCACACAATCGATCGACCCTATTGCCGCTTCTTGAAAAATGCATTCTCAGTCAGACATATTCACGACTCCTTACAGAATGGGTAATCATTGATGACTCAGATCTTGATGGGCCCATCTTTTCGCCAACTCCAAATACGGGTCTCAAGACAAAGTTGATCCGACCCAAAAACAAGCAGCCCCAAGGCAGGGAAAGAAGTATTAGTTACGATCATTGCGATGGAGATATCATTATTCATATGGATGAAACTGCATATTATCCACCATCACGAGTTGAGCACGCAGTCAAGCGCCTCATGGACACTGACCACGACGTAGCTGGCGCAGACACTTTACCCATCATCAATATGCCGAAGCGAGAACTTTGGCTACTAGGCCCCTTCAACCACAACCAGGTCACTGCCAATACACTAGCCTTCAAACGGGCTGCCCTAAACAAAATCCGCGGGGACCAGCAGGATTCTGCGACTAATGAAGAAGAGTATATTTTGCAGAATCACTCATTTCCGTTGGCGCAGCTTGATCCGATCAAGACCATTGCCTGCGTTGAATATCAATCGAGTATATTCCCAAATGGAGAACTGACTCATGCTAGATATAGTCTCAAGCCGAAGAAAGCAGATGATAGCCTTTTGAAAGAAATTATTTCAAGCGCCAGACTTGAAGAGTACCAGATCTCACTAGCGACGAGCCGACAATTCGCCAAGAGTCAAGGCATGGATCAACTATTGAGTCCTAGGAAGACTCTTGCAGAGAGAACTATTCAGCCTGCGAGAGGATATAGCTCATCACAACGGTCTACAAGAGTTGCAGTTATCACTCCCTATCACAACGAGCCAACACCAATCTTGCGACGCTGTCATGAAAGCGTGCTGAGACAGAGTAGTTCTTGTAGTCACTTTTTCATTGCCGATGGCCCTGGCAATCCAGAGCTTGATAGCTGGGACTGCCGGCACATCATTCTTGGCAAAGGACATCGCGATAATGGCAATACTCCTCGAGGGATAGGCAGCCTCTGCGCAATGAACGAGGGCTATGATGCCATCGCTTACCTCGATGTCGACAATCTATACAAAGATGACCATATCAGGCTAGCACTTGCGCGCAGAGAAGAAACACAAGCGGATGTTATATTTACCTATCGACATGTATTTTTTCCAGACGGGCAAGTAATCCCAACTCTGCTAGAAGAAGATACAAACAAGGCGCATGTCGACACCAGTTGCATGGTACTCTTTCGACCTGCTTTCTCCGCACTTTCTATTTGGAGCGAGATGCCATCGAAATATGGGCCGATCTGCGATCGCGTTATGTTTCACCATCTAATTCATAATCATTCCTGTGCATGGCTAGAAGATGCGACAGTTCTATTTGAAAGCTGGTACCTCGGCCATTTTTATCTGATAGGTCGCTGTCCGCCAATCAACGCCAAGATCGTGCCGAGGCGCTCAGCACTAGAGTGGGAAGCTATAATTAGGCAATATAAACAACAATCACGCGGAGCAGCTTCATTTGCTGGGCCCATCATTCATGAGGCGCCAAGCATAGGTATTGCAGCAATCATGGGCCCAGCAAGATCCGGAACTTCAGTGCTGCAGCGAAGTCTTTGCCTTCACTATCCATTCGTAGGCATACCGGAGCACTCTTTAATTAGTCAGTATGCAGAGTTAGTTGGGCATGATCCAGAGGTCAGGCATGAAGGAAGCTACCTCCTCGAAAGATTTGACAGCATTGGAAAGAGTGATCCAAGGTTTGAATGGGTCCGTAAGCACGTTGTAGATCTCCGGCCCATAGTCTCCCCGCAAAAGAACTATAATCTGGCTGAGTTATATATCGCGGTTGTCGAATCAACTCTATCGAGAAGGGCTAAGGAGTTCATTGCCCGCACGGGATCGGGATTTGTCATAGACAAGACAATAACGTCAAGCGAATATGCACATCACTTGCTCAAGGCCGTTCCAAGTGTTAAGTGCATTCTCTCTATGCGCAACCCTATTGACCAAATTTGTGCGATGAGAAAGATCTCACAAGAAAAGCCAGGCTCATGGCAAGAGCCGCATCGCACAATTGACACCCTAGCATTTCAATATATAATACGAATTCTTAATCCCCTAATTGCAGCTCCGCCTAATCGACTTATTATCGTGAGTCACGAAGGATTTGTTCGTAATCGAGAGGAATCAATTCTTAAGATTGCCAGATTTCTTCTGGATTCTCGACAATTCGCAAACAATAGAAACGAGAATCAAGCGGCTATGCTACTGGAGTGCTTAGGCGATGCCAAGACTACTATCTATGAGGATGAGCTGAGGTCGATAGATGACAGCCTTGCTTTTGAGTTGACAGTAAATGATGAGCCATGGAAGAAGAATAGCCTTCAAAAAGCCATCAGCCATAGTGCACATTCCTATAATCTAACTGACTTCATGACGGCCGATGAATACGCCTATCTATACGCCCTTTTTCAGCCTTTGCATGAGCGGTACTGGAAGATAGTTGGCCCTAGCCACAAAGGAGGGATTGGCGTCAGAGTCCCTGATCTGGCAAGAGAGCACCAGGCATGGGTGGCCGCTCTTTGTTCTTCGCTAGAAGAACGAGTAAGGGATAATGTTGATCATATTTTTTAA
- a CDS encoding cupin domain-containing protein, with amino-acid sequence MELRADLSQRVMLDTTSLPWTPSPLAGVERRLLDRLGGEVARATSIVRYAPGSHFDRHSHGGGEEILVLQGTFSDEAGDHPVGTYLRNPAGSSHAPFSAEGCTLLVKLHQMHPADQQTVGIATPSRDWLPGLVPGLEVMPLHAYGSEHVALVRWAPGTVFQPHGHPGGEEILVLEGVFQDEQGTYPAGSWLRNPPGSAHRPWSDSGCTIWVKTGHLPATVGPDGAAA; translated from the coding sequence ATGGAGCTCCGTGCCGATCTGAGCCAACGGGTGATGCTGGACACCACCAGCCTCCCCTGGACACCATCACCCCTGGCCGGAGTCGAGCGGCGCCTGCTCGATCGCCTTGGCGGCGAGGTGGCCCGCGCCACCTCAATCGTGCGCTACGCCCCCGGCAGCCACTTCGATCGCCACAGCCACGGCGGTGGCGAGGAGATTCTGGTGCTGCAGGGTACCTTCTCCGACGAGGCCGGCGACCATCCGGTCGGCACGTACCTGCGCAACCCCGCCGGCTCCAGCCATGCGCCCTTCAGCGCAGAGGGCTGCACGCTGCTGGTCAAGCTGCACCAGATGCACCCGGCCGATCAGCAGACCGTGGGGATCGCCACCCCCAGCCGCGACTGGCTGCCTGGCCTGGTGCCGGGGCTGGAGGTGATGCCCTTGCACGCCTACGGCTCGGAGCATGTGGCCCTGGTTCGCTGGGCGCCCGGCACGGTGTTCCAACCGCACGGCCATCCTGGTGGCGAGGAAATCCTGGTGCTGGAGGGCGTGTTTCAGGACGAACAGGGCACCTATCCGGCCGGCAGCTGGCTGCGCAATCCACCGGGCAGTGCGCATCGGCCCTGGAGTGACTCGGGCTGCACCATCTGGGTGAAGACAGGCCACCTGCCAGCCACCGTGGGACCGGACGGAGCCGCAGCCTGA
- a CDS encoding nuclear transport factor 2 family protein, producing the protein MDEASLRALFTKPYGTPAPAEDQWRALYDDDVHFQDPTQERQGIASYIEAQQGLVKRCDDVYLTAGAIAIQGKTAFIEWEMGLMIKGIEFIYPGTTRLYLNDAGKIIDHRDYFDFVGPTFAPVPVVGGFVRWLYQRFVD; encoded by the coding sequence ATGGATGAAGCCAGCCTGCGAGCCCTGTTCACCAAGCCCTACGGCACACCAGCCCCGGCAGAAGATCAATGGCGCGCCCTCTATGACGATGATGTGCACTTTCAGGACCCCACCCAGGAGCGCCAGGGGATCGCGTCGTATATCGAGGCTCAGCAGGGTCTGGTGAAACGCTGCGATGACGTTTACCTCACAGCAGGGGCGATCGCGATTCAGGGCAAGACCGCGTTCATCGAATGGGAGATGGGCCTGATGATCAAGGGCATCGAATTCATCTATCCCGGCACAACCCGCCTGTACCTGAACGACGCCGGCAAGATCATCGACCACCGTGACTACTTCGACTTCGTGGGGCCGACCTTTGCGCCGGTGCCTGTGGTGGGCGGCTTCGTCCGCTGGCTGTACCAACGCTTCGTCGACTGA
- a CDS encoding type II toxin-antitoxin system Phd/YefM family antitoxin, translated as MVHRVLAETAVSISEHKKNPMATVAAGEGMAVAVLNRNEPAFYCVPARAYEELMDLVDDLELGRLADARLTDGQEPVRVSLDAL; from the coding sequence ATGGTCCACCGCGTTCTCGCTGAGACAGCAGTAAGCATCTCGGAGCACAAGAAAAACCCCATGGCCACCGTGGCAGCCGGAGAGGGGATGGCCGTCGCAGTGCTGAACCGCAACGAGCCGGCCTTCTACTGCGTGCCGGCCAGGGCCTACGAAGAGCTGATGGATCTGGTGGACGACCTGGAGCTGGGTCGCCTCGCCGATGCCCGGCTGACGGACGGCCAGGAGCCGGTGCGGGTCAGCCTCGATGCCCTTTGA